The bacterium genome includes a region encoding these proteins:
- a CDS encoding PhoH family protein: protein MERVVDFTENESLRRLLGSYDSGSNLIEDEFGVVLISRGSKVKVRGEDSKVLMVEDFLRKMAPLLHKHLQCDDSLVADAVYAYLNDANVDLPGLFSEQIRVPSREADIYPKTSNQKRYVRLMRTSDIVFSIGPAGTGKTYLAMAIAVSSFLTKRVKRIVLTRPAIEAGERLGFLPGDFKEKVMPYLRPLYDALYDMIPMNKATYLIENGAIEIAPLAYMRGRTLNDSFAILDEAQNTTPEQMKMFLTRLGKGSRAVITGDITQIDLPAAQVSGLVQVQSVLSSIRGIEFIYFSSADVVRHNLVQKIIDAYEVFGRPPVVAPEPVPQTSFDTGKGESAAG, encoded by the coding sequence ATGGAAAGAGTCGTAGATTTCACGGAGAATGAGAGCCTGCGAAGGCTGTTGGGTTCTTACGATTCGGGTTCCAATCTAATCGAGGACGAATTCGGCGTCGTCCTAATTTCCCGTGGCAGCAAGGTCAAGGTCCGCGGCGAGGACAGCAAAGTTCTTATGGTTGAGGATTTCTTGCGGAAGATGGCTCCGCTATTGCACAAACACCTTCAGTGTGATGATTCGCTCGTCGCTGATGCGGTCTATGCGTATCTAAATGACGCGAATGTTGATCTGCCGGGGCTTTTCTCTGAGCAGATAAGAGTTCCGTCTCGCGAGGCGGATATATACCCCAAGACGTCGAACCAAAAGCGCTACGTTCGGCTGATGAGGACTTCCGACATAGTTTTCTCGATCGGGCCGGCTGGGACGGGCAAGACCTACCTTGCGATGGCAATCGCGGTCTCGTCGTTTCTCACCAAGAGAGTGAAGCGGATTGTCTTGACCAGGCCTGCTATCGAGGCAGGAGAGCGTTTGGGCTTCTTGCCGGGCGATTTCAAGGAGAAGGTGATGCCGTATTTGCGGCCGCTTTACGATGCACTTTACGACATGATCCCCATGAACAAGGCGACTTACCTCATAGAGAATGGGGCGATCGAGATAGCGCCTCTTGCGTACATGCGTGGTCGGACGCTCAACGACAGCTTCGCGATCTTGGACGAAGCTCAGAACACCACCCCTGAGCAGATGAAGATGTTTCTCACTCGTCTGGGCAAGGGCTCGAGGGCGGTTATCACGGGTGACATAACGCAGATAGACCTGCCGGCGGCGCAGGTCTCAGGTCTTGTGCAGGTTCAATCTGTTCTGTCGTCCATTCGTGGCATAGAGTTCATCTATTTCTCGTCTGCCGATGTTGTCCGGCACAACCTGGTGCAGAAGATCATAGATGCCTACGAGGTGTTCGGTCGGCCGCCAGTTGTGGCGCCTGAGCCGGTTCCTCAGACTTCCTTTGACACGGGAAAAGGTGAGAGCGCTGCTGGCTGA
- a CDS encoding methyltransferase domain-containing protein: MPKGTAPGWWKDELDKIGEGAVYAPWAKPEITAREVKFLLEVLGPGRARRLLDAGCGFGRHSLLLAEGGFLVTGVDISHVLPRLAMKRARITSARASFVTADIGLLPFDTHSFDCIIGMAEGGIGYKETNEANEAMLAELARVLVPGGRFVIGVINAGWAMQRCPCVKFQLDKGAIGVYRFRYDRKESRLRTDVCSVRWRGLRFHRSQGWVRLYTYSEMAGILARLGLQITSAYGENNVKVPLSKHSFRMVICGQKRA; encoded by the coding sequence ATGCCGAAAGGGACTGCGCCCGGCTGGTGGAAGGACGAACTAGATAAGATTGGTGAGGGAGCCGTCTATGCTCCCTGGGCAAAGCCCGAGATAACCGCGCGGGAGGTGAAGTTTTTGCTGGAGGTCCTCGGTCCGGGGCGGGCAAGACGCCTCCTCGACGCCGGGTGCGGGTTCGGACGGCACAGTCTTCTGCTTGCCGAAGGAGGGTTTTTGGTTACTGGCGTTGACATCTCCCATGTCCTGCCACGACTTGCTATGAAGCGGGCCAGGATTACTTCCGCGAGAGCGAGCTTTGTTACCGCCGACATCGGCCTGTTACCGTTCGACACCCATTCGTTCGATTGCATAATTGGCATGGCAGAGGGTGGCATCGGATACAAAGAGACAAACGAGGCCAACGAGGCGATGCTGGCGGAGCTGGCGAGAGTTCTTGTTCCGGGCGGCAGATTCGTCATAGGGGTCATAAATGCCGGCTGGGCGATGCAAAGATGCCCGTGCGTCAAGTTCCAGCTCGACAAGGGGGCTATTGGGGTTTACCGGTTTCGCTACGATCGTAAGGAGTCACGCCTCAGAACGGACGTCTGCTCTGTTCGGTGGAGAGGTCTTAGGTTTCACCGCTCACAAGGCTGGGTGCGGCTTTATACTTATAGCGAGATGGCAGGTATCCTTGCACGACTGGGGCTGCAGATTACGTCTGCATACGGAGAAAACAACGTCAAGGTGCCACTTAGCAAGCACAGTTTTAGGATGGTTATCTGCGGCCAAAAGAGGGCCTGA
- a CDS encoding CBS domain-containing protein — protein sequence MKARDLMNEEVEFIDGSRNVADAVRQMNERNVSSLIVQHRGIEDAFGIVTRKDVVTKVIATGADPHATKVADIMSKPLVFASPGLEHKYAARLLANTGFRRLPVFDGKNIVGMLSNSDIFAAFSKTI from the coding sequence ATGAAAGCAAGGGACCTTATGAACGAGGAGGTCGAGTTCATCGATGGGTCCAGGAATGTCGCGGACGCCGTCAGGCAGATGAACGAGCGCAACGTCAGCAGCCTGATCGTCCAACACCGGGGCATCGAGGATGCCTTTGGGATTGTGACTCGGAAGGATGTCGTCACTAAGGTCATCGCCACTGGCGCAGACCCTCACGCGACGAAGGTTGCGGACATCATGAGCAAACCGCTGGTGTTTGCGTCGCCGGGGCTTGAGCACAAGTATGCGGCCAGGCTTCTTGCTAACACGGGCTTCAGGCGGCTGCCGGTCTTCGATGGCAAGAACATAGTCGGGATGCTGTCGAACTCAGACATCTTCGCCGCCTTTTCTAAGACCATTTAG